The Streptomyces kanamyceticus genome window below encodes:
- a CDS encoding PIG-L deacetylase family protein, translated as MIRLGAGPLERIAAVGAHCDDIAIGAGGTLLTACLARPGIRVDALVLTGGGGDREQEERAALAAFCPGADLRLTVLKLPDGRIPAHWEEAKAAVEELRERTDPDLVLAPRTDDAHQDHRGLAKLMPTAFRDHLVLGYEIVKWDGDLGRPTAYQPLTPEIAEQKVRLLQEHYASQRHRAWYDREAFIGLARIRGIECQARYAEAFATTKLTLNLGN; from the coding sequence GTGATCCGGCTCGGCGCGGGACCCCTGGAGCGGATCGCCGCGGTGGGCGCGCACTGCGACGACATCGCCATCGGCGCGGGCGGCACGCTCCTCACGGCGTGCCTCGCGCGGCCGGGGATCCGCGTCGACGCGCTGGTGCTCACCGGCGGTGGCGGCGACAGGGAGCAGGAGGAGCGGGCCGCGCTCGCCGCCTTCTGCCCCGGCGCCGACCTGCGCCTCACCGTGCTCAAACTGCCGGACGGCCGGATTCCCGCGCACTGGGAAGAGGCCAAGGCCGCGGTCGAGGAGCTGCGCGAGCGGACGGACCCCGATCTCGTGCTCGCCCCGCGCACCGACGACGCGCACCAGGACCACCGCGGCCTGGCGAAGCTGATGCCCACCGCGTTCCGCGACCACCTCGTACTCGGCTACGAGATCGTCAAGTGGGACGGCGATCTGGGCCGTCCCACCGCGTACCAGCCGCTCACACCGGAGATCGCCGAACAGAAGGTACGGCTGCTGCAGGAGCACTACGCCTCGCAGCGACACCGGGCCTGGTACGACCGCGAGGCCTTCATCGGCCTCGCGCGGATCCGCGGCATCGAATGCCAGGCGCGCTACGCCGAGGCGTTCGCCACCACCAAACTCACTCTGAACCTGGGGAACTGA
- a CDS encoding NAD-dependent epimerase/dehydratase family protein: protein MRVLLTGHQGYLGTVMAPVVAAAGHEVVGLDSGLFADCVLGPPPADPSGHRVDLRDVTAEHLAGVDAVIHLAALSNDPLGSLAPELTYDINHHASVRLARLARDAGVRRFLYASTCSVYGAAGGSDLVSEAAPLRPVTPYAESKVRVEDDLHALADGDFSPVYMRNATAFGFSPRLRADIVLNNLVGHALLSGEVLVMSDGTPWRPLVHAADIARAFTAALTAPREEVYDRAFNIGSEVNNVTVAEIAEQVAAAVSGSKVVITGETGADPRSYRVDFSRFRAAIPGFDCEWTVKQGALELADAYRKHGLTRDDFERRFTRLAVLRAASEAGAVDDTLRWRR, encoded by the coding sequence ATGCGCGTACTGCTGACCGGGCACCAGGGCTACCTGGGCACCGTCATGGCCCCGGTCGTCGCCGCCGCCGGGCACGAGGTCGTCGGCCTCGACTCCGGCCTGTTCGCCGACTGCGTCCTCGGCCCGCCGCCCGCGGACCCGTCCGGGCACCGGGTCGACCTGCGCGACGTCACGGCCGAACACCTGGCCGGGGTGGACGCCGTGATCCACCTCGCCGCGCTCTCCAACGACCCCCTGGGCTCCCTCGCGCCGGAGCTCACCTACGACATCAACCACCACGCGTCCGTACGCCTCGCACGGCTGGCCCGCGACGCCGGAGTGCGGCGCTTCCTGTACGCGTCGACCTGCTCCGTCTACGGTGCCGCGGGCGGGAGCGACCTGGTGTCGGAGGCCGCCCCGCTGCGCCCCGTGACGCCGTACGCGGAGTCCAAGGTGCGCGTGGAGGACGACCTGCACGCGCTCGCCGACGGCGACTTCAGCCCGGTCTACATGCGCAACGCCACCGCCTTCGGCTTCTCGCCCCGGCTGCGCGCCGACATCGTGCTGAACAACCTGGTGGGTCACGCGCTCCTGTCCGGCGAGGTCCTCGTGATGTCCGACGGCACCCCGTGGCGCCCCCTCGTGCACGCCGCCGACATCGCACGGGCGTTCACGGCCGCGCTGACCGCGCCGCGCGAAGAGGTTTACGACCGCGCGTTCAACATCGGCAGCGAGGTCAACAACGTCACGGTCGCCGAGATCGCCGAGCAGGTCGCCGCCGCGGTGTCCGGATCGAAGGTGGTGATCACCGGGGAGACCGGCGCCGATCCGCGGTCCTACCGGGTGGACTTCTCCCGGTTCCGCGCCGCGATTCCCGGCTTCGACTGCGAGTGGACGGTCAAGCAGGGCGCGCTCGAACTCGCCGACGCCTACCGGAAACACGGGCTGACCCGCGACGACTTCGAGCGACGCTTCACCCGGCTCGCCGTGCTGCGCGCGGCGTCCGAGGCCGGGGCCGTCGACGACACCCTGCGGTGGCGCCGATGA